The following coding sequences lie in one Minwuia thermotolerans genomic window:
- a CDS encoding acyl carrier protein produces the protein MQASEWMKHLVEAVVQETGAPADSVTVEATAADIPGWDSLAHVRIMLNLEARAGETVDIDATYTAGSVGELTEILARQDG, from the coding sequence ATGCAGGCCTCCGAATGGATGAAACACCTCGTCGAAGCCGTCGTCCAGGAGACCGGCGCGCCGGCCGACAGCGTCACGGTGGAGGCCACTGCGGCCGACATTCCGGGCTGGGATTCCCTGGCCCATGTGCGGATCATGCTCAATCTGGAAGCCAGGGCCGGCGAGACCGTGGACATCGATGCGACCTACACCGCCGGTTCGGTCGGCGAACTGACCGAGATCCTCGCCAGGCAGGACGGCTGA
- a CDS encoding tetratricopeptide repeat protein: MDATTSTIRRSRAETHAAAGEPGLADTHWRAVLEEDPSDTEAAIHVAAFALMSGFPRNALVYVCLAIRHGRSDAETLRLAYRCCIALEGDRPDESASDEVPEGRMIDHLVACSAAETEEILWPEARRLLLRLVETLSMERKGSSWPEGAETGDNPPLQDGQAVQELAGRVEAAFEGREQDEETAATLSALRLDHAAHAAWFRLGWSLLRTGHAALARDVFALCSELVPESISYRLYLGRALSANAEYDLAYSVFDELRNMPSRSKTDEYHLAEAEAAKRSMITRLILMTRDAVNDGDVARAWSIYELIRHHPVVQGDPSVEARILKASLDQVLEAHREGRGDVLPLAAAHLDREPDNIAAQQIIGMALMAEGRFVEAVPYWESQAEQLPDNALAHLQLAKCLERAGQKVRARESARVALELDPDLKSASIIYSRLTPGDGEG; encoded by the coding sequence ATGGACGCAACGACATCGACAATCCGGCGGTCCCGGGCGGAAACGCATGCGGCGGCCGGCGAGCCCGGCCTGGCCGACACGCATTGGCGAGCGGTGCTGGAAGAAGATCCTTCCGACACCGAAGCGGCAATTCATGTCGCCGCTTTCGCTCTCATGTCCGGCTTCCCGCGAAACGCTCTGGTCTATGTATGCCTGGCGATCCGTCATGGCCGCAGTGACGCCGAGACACTGCGCCTGGCCTATCGCTGCTGCATCGCCCTCGAGGGCGACCGGCCGGACGAAAGCGCGTCCGACGAAGTGCCGGAAGGCCGCATGATCGACCATCTCGTCGCTTGCTCGGCCGCGGAAACCGAAGAAATTCTCTGGCCCGAGGCGCGACGTCTGTTGCTCAGGCTCGTCGAGACGCTGTCGATGGAACGGAAAGGAAGTTCCTGGCCGGAAGGCGCGGAAACCGGCGACAACCCCCCACTGCAGGACGGCCAGGCCGTGCAGGAACTTGCCGGCCGCGTCGAAGCCGCCTTCGAAGGCCGCGAACAGGATGAGGAAACCGCCGCCACGCTGAGCGCGCTGCGCCTGGATCACGCCGCCCACGCCGCCTGGTTCCGGCTTGGCTGGTCGCTGCTGCGCACCGGCCATGCGGCCCTGGCCAGGGACGTCTTCGCCCTGTGCAGCGAACTCGTCCCAGAGAGCATATCCTATCGGCTCTATCTCGGCCGGGCCCTCTCCGCCAACGCGGAATACGATCTCGCCTATTCGGTGTTCGATGAGCTCCGCAACATGCCGAGCCGATCGAAGACCGACGAGTACCATCTAGCGGAAGCCGAAGCCGCCAAGCGTTCCATGATCACGCGCCTGATCCTGATGACGAGAGATGCGGTGAACGATGGCGATGTTGCCCGCGCCTGGTCGATCTACGAGTTGATCCGCCATCATCCCGTGGTCCAGGGGGATCCAAGCGTCGAGGCCCGTATCCTGAAGGCGTCGCTGGACCAGGTGCTGGAGGCCCATCGGGAGGGCCGCGGCGACGTACTTCCGCTGGCGGCCGCCCATCTGGATCGCGAACCCGACAACATCGCCGCGCAACAGATCATCGGAATGGCGCTGATGGCCGAGGGACGGTTCGTGGAAGCAGTGCCTTACTGGGAGTCTCAGGCCGAACAACTGCCTGACAACGCCCTGGCGCATCTGCAACTCGCCAAATGCCT